The segment CTTACTGAATTTATGTTCCAAGAGGCAATATTTAGCATATTTTTGCCAGCGCATTTTCTAGATCTGAGCTTAAAACATCTATATCCTCTAAACCAATGGATAATCTAACTATGGCTTTTCTAAGCTTAGTCTCTTTATAATACATCACTAAGCTATCATAACCACCCCACGAGTAGCCTAATTTAAAATAATGTAAGTTATCAATGAATTTTTTAACTTCTAACTCACTTATTTCATCTTTAAACACAATACTAATTAACCCATTACTGCCTGTAAAATATTTCTTAAATCTAGCATATTCCGTAGAAGATGATAAGGCTGGGTATATTACTTTAGCTATTTTGCTATTTTTTTCTAATAAATTAGTTAGCTTTAATGCACTAGTTTCATGTTGTCTCATGCGTATAGGTAAAGTTTGTAAACCCCTGAAAGCAAGATAACAATCTTGAGGGCTTGCATGATCACCTAATTGATAAAAATTTGGCCAAACTTCTTCGAATAACTTTATATTTTTAAAGCTAATAGAACCGAGTAAAATGTCAGAATGCCCAGAAACATATTTGGATAGTGATTGAATAGAAATATCTATACCAAGATCTAAAGGCTTAAGAAAATAGCCAGCTGACCAAGTATTGTCGATTATGGTTAAAATATTGTGTTTTTTAGCAAGCTTCACAATTTCTGCCAAATCTTGAATTTCAAAACTAATAGAGGCGGGTGACTCTAAAAATATAACTTTAGTTTTTTCAGTTATCAAACTTTCTACATCAGTTCTAGTAGCATTTCCGGTAAAATAATCTGTTTTAACTCCAAAATTGCTTAAAACACCATTACATAAATCTTTAGTTGGCTCATAAGCTGATTTACATACTA is part of the Alphaproteobacteria bacterium genome and harbors:
- a CDS encoding PLP-dependent transferase is translated as MSNLKSFYLGSVNPPIYQASTLVFDNLSELAKAKKLYGRGGTATNDVLAAEIAKLEKAEKSIIVSSGVSAISSVLLSILKQNDHMLVCKSAYEPTKDLCNGVLSNFGVKTDYFTGNATRTDVESLITEKTKVIFLESPASISFEIQDLAEIVKLAKKHNILTIIDNTWSAGYFLKPLDLGIDISIQSLSKYVSGHSDILLGSISFKNIKLFEEVWPNFYQLGDHASPQDCYLAFRGLQTLPIRMRQHETSALKLTNLLEKNSKIAKVIYPALSSSTEYARFKKYFTGSNGLISIVFKDEISELEVKKFIDNLHYFKLGYSWGGYDSLVMYYKETKLRKAIVRLSIGLEDIDVLSSDLENALAKIC